The following DNA comes from Lepidochelys kempii isolate rLepKem1 chromosome 9, rLepKem1.hap2, whole genome shotgun sequence.
ttcccttggaaggctgttccagaacttcactcctctgatggttataAACCTTCGACTCAGTGGAGATAATTATTATTTGAAAAATCTTGCAACACTTATTTGCAATTTTGCAGCAGTTAAATGTCCTATTATTGATAATTTCTAGATATTGTATCATCTTCTTTACTATTTAAACATTGGATTTTGTTTATCCAAAAAAGAAGAGTAGCAAACCATAGAAAATATCATTAAATATTATTATGATCCTATTTCAAGATAATTttctagaatggaatggacaatCACAAGAAATTTATGGATTTTGTGACAAGATAGCAAAATAACAAACCTATTCTAAATATCCCTCTAAAACAGCTGAATAATATTTTTTCATACAAGTTATAGGTGTGAATCCTGTTTCAGTATTCTCAGCTACAGTTGAATGGTTAGTGTACATTAAAGCATTACTACAATGTTCCTGGGGCAAGTTTCATACTCCTTAAATTGATTTCTACAGGAGTCTTCCTTGCACAAGGTATGGAGTTAGGTCTACAGAATGTTGTTTGGTATCTACCCACTTCCTCtgtgtaatatttattttattgtatgtaCTCTTATGTTTAGATATAATACATGAACTTATCAAAATCTTTAAGTTTATACATAATGCTAAAATACATTAATTATAGTCCTAAATAATTAACTAATTGACACACTATCATGGAAAGAATACAGACTTCACACCCAAGGGCTCAGCCTGTATTAGACCAGCAGAGGGAATGAATTTTATAGCAAAGGGTCCTTCACTGAAAATGCCCACCACCAGATGTTCAAATATGATGGCATTAACTCAAGCATCTCAAGATTGCCTTTAGTCACAGATAAAACATAATGTGATAGAAGGTCTTTAAGGCTTCAAACGGACAATAAGCTCCAGGAGGGTAGGATTTTGCACCTgtatggagccccactgaaatgGTGCAAGGATCCTCCTGGGCAcagctctttgcaggatcagggcctgaagtAGCTGTCCCTAAATGAGTTGTTGTTATTAGTGACTTAATATAGTTACTTTCTTgtcctttttcttctttccagatatttatttattcttcaatgtcatttgatttgaaaattaataaagagttaatataaaaatattgtctTGCTCACAGAAACAATCAGCTAGATAGTTGTTATTAAGCATAAACAGCAAGAAAGGACTGAGTCAGTaaatttgaattctaatcctttcatcacaGTGCCATCCCCCAGGATGGCATCCTCCTAATGTAATTTCACACATCCACATCTCCATGTCATTTCCATGTCAtttcacacatgcacaacagtTAGGTTATTTCTGTTTTACACTTAATCTTTTGTTTACACCTTAGAAACCACTTGAAGATTCAAAACTCACCTTGGGTTTCTGCACCAAAGGTCTTAAAATCCAGAGTAAGTGGTGGCCTCCATGGATATGTTTCCAAAAGTCCATCCAGCACTCCCCTATAAAGTAGAACGTGGAATTCAGTGACTTAATGGATATGGCTCCTGCAGAGAATTACATTTGCGGACTTCCTGCCTTTCTAGATATCTTtcataaagaaagaatgcataaATATTCTAAAgccttctctcttttctttctttccagttAGTtaacaaagtcatttcaaatcGTAAATTAAAAGTAGTATGAAATAGAGCGTAGATCTTTTTACACACATGAGAATGTACAGAAGTTGTAGCTGACAATTTATAACAATTACCTGTTTCTCCCAGGGTCTCGAAATCCTTTAGCAAAGGGATTCCTGTCTATTTTCAGCTTGGTAATCTacagattaaaaaattaaaataatcaaataaTTGTAGTGAGTAAATACGGCCAGGTGAAAGTAGGATTAAAATGATATAAGAGGGGTATAGTACCCTCACTTCCACTGATTGTTATATTGAATTATATTGTTTAGATTAAAATCTGCTTTCCTGAATCCTACAGATAGCCCTGTTGACTTAAATTGAATGTAAGGGCAAGATTTAGCTCAATATTGCAGTTGTTTCTATTATAAATATCCCTCTCTCCCTATGCACTTTAAAGCAGCACTTattaattatgatgatgatgatgatgattcctTAATCTCAAGCAGACTGAGTTCCTTTCCCTTTGGTATTTTCTAAACAAGATTCCCTTCTATTTATTTTATCTGCAGTTTTGTGCACATGTTTTAATTCTACTTCCACAACACTTTACCGCGTTGTTTATTATAAAGCATCGCCCAGCTCCCCTGGCGCTGTGGCAGTCTGTGAGGGCAGTGCCAggtcctacaaggtgctgaagtTAATAGGAATAGGACTCAGCACCTCGCAGCATCAGGACTTTTCTAAATACAGTtagtatttattatattattattgtaGTCAAGGCCCGGGGGAGAGCAAGTCTCCAGAGATTTCTTAGTGAAAGTAGCAGCCCCGCGTGAGCAGGCAGTAACAGGCGGTAATATATCCTAGCGTGTGTTGTGGAACATGCTcaaaattagtaaaaaaaaaaaaaaaaaaaaaaaaaaacaaagttaaaaatcCAGGATTCCAGCTGCGGTTCTGTTTCCCGGGAACCCAGCAAAGGTGAAGCTCCGAGCCGGGCTGCAGTGCAGGAAAGCTCGGGCGCTCTCCCTGTTCCCCGGGGCCGCTTTACCTGTTGGTTTTGATAAGCCGTAACAGTGGTGAATTCGGTTTCCTTAAATGAAAAGGTTTTAACCCCTTCCGCTGGCAGAGACTGGATCTGGGCCAGATCAAATCTGGAATCCTGCAGAATCACGTGCACTCTCGGTTTGTATTTGTGCATGGACTGCAGGATAATCTGTAAATTACAAGGAAAAGAGGGTGAGCAGCTTTCCCCTCTGCACAGAAAGGGACGAGAGAAGCCCTGTGGCCAGCTGAAATGCTTCTCCCATTAGCAATAGCCAAGTAGTTCTCTCCTGCTCCCGTTCTCCGAGCTGAACCAACTGCCTCGAAATCTGTCCTGACTCTAAACACCGCGTTAGTTAACTCAAATTTGCGTTCGCCTCTGGGAAGATTCGGGtgtggggggagtgtgtgtgtgtgggggggggagtggtccATTTTGCTTTCCTAAAGCCccgtttgttttattttgcaaatACCAGCAAACCTTCCCCCCCGCTTAAATCAACGGCTCGGCTCTCTGGTGACCCAAACTGCTCTCCCAATCTTCGTGCAATatttgaggggggggggaacaaccccccccccatccggATAGGAACTGTGGGCTCGAAAATCCAGTTCGTTTAACTCAAGAAGAAAGGGACAGATTGCAGCTGAGTGCGGGATATTTCATAGGATTTAGGCGCTTTCTGGCAGGAATGACTGCAGTGGACAGGCTGTAAAGTTGCGGCTCTTGTGTGCAGCTATACCCCTCCGTCCCGATCTCTGCGAGGTGCTGGGCACTTGGAATAACGGGTCTCACTCAGGCTGGTGCTTATGGACACACACTGATTCCGCGTGGGGCTTCCCTGGCTGGCATCTGACTCGCCTGAAAAACGCGTGGCGTCTTTAGGGTCTTGGCCTCGTCCCAGGGAGGGGCCTGGAGCTCCCAGCGCGGTTCCTGATCAGTCCCTCTTTCCTCAGCTTCCCCTGGCAGCATGTGCCCCGGATCCAGCCACAGGCTGGAAGCGGGATCCCCAAGGGACAAGGAGGCCCAGGGACAGCGAaagaaagccccccccccccccacacacacacactgttcaacTGCGTTCACCCCACAGCCGGCACTGCGGCCGGAtacaccccttcccccctcttCCCGTCCAGGGGCAAGTGACGATTCTCTCCAGCCCTGGTTTAGGAGCTCAGTCCCCAGGTCGTGCAAGCACGGGACCAAACCGGgctgtgcatggcagaggggggAGAGTAGATCGGGAATGCGGCTGCATCCACCGGGGCCCTCCCCAAAAGAgctgaaggggcggggggagtgtcCGCCTCCCGGGGGGCTGCCCCTGcccgcctccctccccctgcaggacGAGAACCGGGCTAAATCCACACCTACATGCCCTTTGTCGTCCATCTCATTGTTGGTGAGTTTCACCCTGTCGAAGCTGATGATTTGCCTCATCCAGGTCTCTCCGGAGCAGGGGGAATCCGGGTGGATATAGAGCCTGGGCGTTATACAGGAGTGGTCTGTGTTCCCAGCCACCATccactgggagctgtggtagACATACCTACAACGGGAGGGCACAGCGGGGTCAGCAGACAACAGCAGGACCCCGGGCCGGGAGCCAGGCCGAGGGAGGCCTGTGGCTCCCGCCCCAGGGGGCGCGGCAGGGCCAGGGCGTTCGGTGGGGCTGGCCCCTGTTTCCGGACGCCAGCCGCAGAGGAAACCGATCTGCGCCGCTCTGCGTTATTCCAAGTGCCCGCCGATCTGCGCCGAGATCCGGGGAGCCCGAGCGCTCTGCCTGCCCCCGGCCGGGGCCGTGCACCGCTCCGGGCCCAGCTCCCCAGCGGTGGCGCTTGTTTCCCAAGCCAGGCTGTGCCCAGCCGGGCCATTGTAGGGATGCGTGTGGGCCCGGCACAGGGAAACCCTGCAGCTGGCTCGGCTCCCAGCCTCCCAGCCTCACCCATCCCTCCAGGGCTGGCGgcgtggggaagggggggggggggggataagcCTGGCAAGGAGAAGCGGGACCCCCGCGGGCTCTCCGCCCTGCGCAGACACTAGCCCTGTGCGCACGTGCGCCCGCTAAAACAAATGTGTTTCTGAAGGGCTGCAAATCATAAGACAACAACAACCACCACAGCAACCAATCGGAGTTACCAGTTGCTCCCGCTGCTTTGTCTGCCTCGTcacctgggggggcggggagggttaGGTGagaaacaacccctcccccagtttcCTTCCTGAGCTTAGGTTCCCAACCCGTTCTCAGCTCTTGTTACTGGGCAGTGGGATAGTCCCTGGGAGCCCGGAGCCCCTCCAGCCGGCCGGCACACAGCTCCGGGGGCTCTAGTTTAATTGCCCCCCGGTGCCTGCAGGTTGATTGCTCTGGGGGTGCCCTGGGCAAGGCTGCTTGTTGTGACTGTCGTTGGGTCATTTCGCTGTTGCACCCAAAGCAAGGCCGGCTCTGAACCTCGCTCTCCGGTTTACACCGGTAATCTTTGCacatacacccacccacccacccccagcgaAATTGCCCTTGTTACTCGGAAACCAGAGCCTGTCCCCTCCGGGCGGCGATCACCCCCTGCCCCGTGTCCCTTTGACACCCCCTGTCATTCGGTGACTGCTGGGCAAGCCGCACAGACCCGCGGAGctggctcccctcctccccccagcaccctcgGGGGCTCCAGGCCACAAGGAACCTGCCTAGGGGCTGGGGACTGGACGCATTGTCCTgccctggaggggcggggggcgcgCCCGGGGCAGAGATGGTCAAGGGAACACCGACAGGCGAGGCATCCTACGGAGCTGCAAGAGGCCTAGGTCAAGCGCAGAGATGCCCGAGGCGAGCAAACACTCCCGGGTGAGTTTGCTGCGCGGAGAGGCAGCGGGGCGCGCTTTGAAACGCGTGAGTGAAACTGACGCAGGACACAAGTGTGGGAGAGCCGCCGCTCTGAGGCTGGGCGCTAGGGAGTTTCCCCGCaatgaggtggggagggggctccgctatttgcaagtgtgtgtgtgtggggggggcggttgTTTTCAGATCCCACTCAGCAGCGATAGCCGGCGGACTGTGGGATCCTTTGCTTGTCGTGGGTAATCAGCTAGTTGTTGTAGTGAATGCGCATGGTGCAGGCTTCTTTGTTTGCGCTGTAAAACGCAGCGCGGCATTTGCGTGGATCCGTTTTTTTACCTGTATCTTTTGGAGTCCACAGGGACCACGTCAATGGCGACGTAATATTGGTTCGCTGGCTCCAGACCCTTCACTTTCACCCTGACGGAGGGAAACATTCTCCTGCAGGATGCAGAAAGGAGCCCGTTATTTTCCCTCTTTCCTTTTGAAGCTTGTAAGGCGGGAGTAAAAAGTTTCAGGACAAAGCTCCCACTTTAAAAGTCGACaacgattattttttttttaaataatcacttTCGGGGACTGGGAAACGGGATTGTACCGAAAATATTCGGGGTGAAATCCTCTGGGTGGTTGTCGCTCTTAGCACAAAACGCTACACAGAACGTGAGCGGGAACCGATCTGTTATGCGTGGGTGATCGCAGAGACAAGGAAGTTACATTTAGCTGTATATAAAGAGTTGCCGTAAGATCTACTATATGGGAAATATTAAAGTATATGCATGAAAAAATGATGGCTATAGTAAAACAGAATTCCACTGATCGTGGTTTCTAACATTAGGTTACATACCCTCCTTTGTAATGTTGTTCATATAGATATTAATACGATTCGAGTTGATTAAAATATTGAAGAGAAAACATACACCAAATATATCGTCTGTAGGAGATATATTGGAACATTAAGTATGAAGATTGTATAGGCTACCATTCCAGTTAACATGCATAAATGCATACTACACGTTTTTTGAACGCTTGCCGAATGGTTTGCTTTTGGTCCACTTGCCAAATCTTTGACAAAGGGATTTGCTGCAGGGATTCAGTGAAAGTTTCATATTTTACAACGCTCTCCAGAGCTGCCCGTAGTTTTTGAATCGTTAGCACGAGCAATCGAAAGCACAACACATGTATTTAAGAACCTGGGTTTTTCTTGGGCCAGAAGACACCCTGTGGCTATCACCCATGATTTACATACAACCACACAGCACCCAAGGCGTGCCTGGCTCTGCCATACCTGCCGGCTTTGGTAATAATCATTTCCGTGCCGATCTCGTGAAATCTTTTCCAGAGTTCAGAGCCTTGCAGTTCCACGTGGATCTCATCCTTCGCGTCTCGGCTTTCGGCGCTCGCTGAGAAAGAAGCCGATGTGTCTGCTCTAGGTCTCTTTTCTGCCAGGATCAGAAATGAGAAGTATTTACACGGTTCCTATTCAGAGCAAGTTTACATGTACCGAAATGCCCCCGGGCCCTGAATTAGCCTGCAGAGCCCCCACCCTGGGCACTGGCTCTCCGGATACGGACTGCATCCGAGGTGGAAGTAGCTAATCTATTATACAGCATATTTCGGATTACTAAAATCTAGACTCACCATCCCCGCGAGCGCCTGGAGATTATCAAGGCCCGGGGGTGGGAAAGGAAAGCAAAGGTTATTTTCCGTGGCCGGCACAAATCCTTCTGTGTCAAAGGTGAGCCCAGGGCCGCGCTCGCTTCTCTAGTTACGGGTGGGCAAAGGAAACGGGAACCGGCTCAGGTGAGACAGGGCCTTCGGGGAGTTGATTCAAACGATCAGGAAGTTTGGCGTGCACCACCTGGGCAGGTTCTTCGGTCTCTTTCTATGAAACCGGCCGGTCTGCCGGGCTGGGGAAACAGCTGGTGGATGCGGCTCAGCTCCCGCACCTCAGACAGAGAGCTCGGGAGGTTTCTTTAATATATGGCTGTTGTTTTGCATGTATGCGGATCTCAGGCTCCCCGCAGCCTCTCCCCGTGACCTGGCTGGGGGACGGGACGGGCTGCGGCGTTTGAGGAGCGGAACCGATACTGCGTGAGTTCGGGAAGCCTTTAGCCACCAAGGACTCTCCGCGCCCTCTCCTGTCAGAcgttatttaaagagaaaaaacgGGGGATACTAACCAGGTCCCTGGCTTTTCCCGGTCCCTCTGCAGCCggtcccttcctcctctcccttctccacGCGATGCTGTTGTTTCTCATCTCTGAAGTCCTGCAGTTTCCTCTTTGCGGATTTCCCCACTAAGGCTTCAACGGAGAAAGCGTGAGCTCGGGAGCTTAGAGCCATCCCGGAGCAAATTGGATCCTCCCGAGCGGAACTTCAAGCCTGATCCTTTAAAAATGGGGAGGAAATCCCCCAAATCCTAAAAGAGAGCGAAAAGCCCCCTCGGGCAGGAGCGGTAAGGTTCCTCCTGACAGCCCCTTCCTTCGCACGGTCTCCGCATCGTGCATGCGGGCACCCGCGTCAGGTTAAATCCCTCGATTTATTCCTCCTGGTGGTTCTAGGAGATTGGCAAGGGGAGGAATTTTTAGGGAACAGACCTGCCCTCACTGGCAAACGGAGCAGCTCCGATTGGGGAGCCGCCGCGTGAGAGAGATACTGTTGCATCCAACTGAATCAATAGAAGGCTGCAGGCACCACTGTTTGTTTTGGAAACTGTGGGGAGCGTAAAAAACATTGAGTGACAGTTCCTAGGGctaaagaaaaaacaagggggaaagacagaaaaggagggagggagtggggaaaagaGGGAGTCTGCCCCGTCTAGGATAAATCAAAGAGGTTACTGTTCTGCATTCAATTGTAAAAGCCAAAGAAATGTGACATAATTGCACACTAGGGGCCACTTTTCCAACAAAAGTGCAAATAATGTTTAACCAGAACCAGCAAAAATCTCTCTAGGCTTTTGCTACCCCAATTAAGACACAAGGTGTGTGATTCACTTCAGCTGCCTTGCTCTCCCTCCTCGGAAACCGAAACGGTGCTATTGAAGCAAACCGACGTCTTTTGGGGTTTTAAAGCACATCGAGTCAAACTGTAGTCCCCTACCCCCAGGTGAAGGCGACTCCTTAGTATGTAACAGTAAAGGCAAGacgaaggattttttttaacaggatCAAGGATGTAACATTTACACGTTTTCACTTCCAAGGCAGGACAAGGACACTGC
Coding sequences within:
- the TBX22 gene encoding T-box transcription factor TBX22 — translated: MALSSRAHAFSVEALVGKSAKRKLQDFRDEKQQHRVEKGEEEGTGCRGTGKSQGPEKRPRADTSASFSASAESRDAKDEIHVELQGSELWKRFHEIGTEMIITKAGRRMFPSVRVKVKGLEPANQYYVAIDVVPVDSKRYRYVYHSSQWMVAGNTDHSCITPRLYIHPDSPCSGETWMRQIISFDRVKLTNNEMDDKGHIILQSMHKYKPRVHVILQDSRFDLAQIQSLPAEGVKTFSFKETEFTTVTAYQNQQITKLKIDRNPFAKGFRDPGRNRGVLDGLLETYPWRPPLTLDFKTFGAETQDGSSGSSPTTSSGGTPSPLNSLLSPSCSPPTFHLSASNIGGSCPETYLHNLNLPLYYKICPTSLLRQQSLVFPSHEKLGGTNPHVLPHFMVDVPMLSSLGITNLKNGKSEDLTGQCLQVPNSANQMLYGLHAPGNIFPSSPIAREALNCSLHSPYGLYGYNFSMPSRLMNATSHFKVNDSIPTSFRDGRCNHSNWHSAINHCL